The following proteins are co-located in the Pseudarthrobacter siccitolerans genome:
- a CDS encoding tannase/feruloyl esterase family alpha/beta hydrolase, translated as MKRKLFPILATALVALSVGSLPGVASAAAPPADRAAVALSCDESMKTAFKPTPETRVLLVKAFKAGDALSLAETPPAGTAKAESDVCLVKMLVGESNPGPAGAPSTTDGVGLEVWLPAPEKWDRRIRATAVGGFMGMPGVRSVTDIYSPRMGAYAAAKGSVTVYTDGGHDRGPLSGEFLVQPDGTPNALGWEQLSYGAVHEMAVSTKALAKAYYKEPVKYSYIYGQSSGGRAVYQSAQMFPGDYDGILADSVSLDQTQFMPGLMWPQIVMQRDLADKGLPLLTKEKRDAVSRAALNSCDTAVNGTHDGYLTYNDECKYDPTKDASVLCPSDGGTNATASCVTKVEAQVFNKIWYGPTVDGSVPDPAVDNGRNTFRAPNHLWWGPTRGTVLDATTATPVSPVIAQITASQLAFNLQDLSYTYPGFKNASGTGENRWMEMSYEEFAKVFPAGKSLNDSAFANIDADNPDLTEFKRSGSKMITITGTHDPYNSVEMMTKYYEESADILGGIQKAQDVHRLFMLPGRSHGGGVGSIDANSATTPQIGPFVSDIGKDEVYLALVDWVERNQAPDTFVATSPDGSRSRPLCMYPERVKYLGGDVNAAASYTCQ; from the coding sequence CAGCGTGGGGAGTTTACCCGGGGTCGCCAGTGCCGCAGCCCCTCCCGCGGACCGCGCGGCGGTTGCGCTCTCGTGCGACGAGAGCATGAAGACGGCATTCAAGCCGACTCCGGAAACCCGAGTGTTGTTGGTAAAAGCCTTCAAAGCGGGCGACGCATTGTCGTTGGCGGAAACTCCGCCTGCAGGCACGGCCAAGGCGGAGTCGGACGTATGCCTCGTCAAAATGCTTGTTGGTGAGAGCAACCCCGGACCGGCCGGTGCACCGTCGACAACGGATGGCGTCGGCCTGGAGGTGTGGCTGCCCGCTCCGGAGAAGTGGGATAGGCGCATCCGCGCAACGGCGGTAGGGGGTTTCATGGGCATGCCTGGGGTCAGGTCTGTGACCGACATCTACTCGCCGAGGATGGGTGCTTACGCCGCTGCCAAAGGCAGCGTCACGGTCTATACTGATGGCGGCCACGATAGGGGCCCGCTTTCGGGGGAGTTTCTCGTGCAGCCTGACGGAACGCCCAACGCCCTGGGATGGGAGCAGCTCTCCTACGGGGCCGTGCACGAGATGGCCGTGAGCACCAAAGCACTGGCAAAGGCCTACTACAAAGAGCCGGTCAAGTATTCGTACATCTATGGCCAGTCCAGCGGAGGCCGCGCGGTGTATCAATCCGCACAGATGTTCCCGGGCGACTATGACGGCATCCTGGCGGACTCTGTCTCCCTCGACCAGACGCAATTTATGCCCGGACTCATGTGGCCGCAGATTGTGATGCAGCGAGACCTGGCGGACAAGGGGCTGCCTCTGTTGACGAAGGAGAAGAGGGATGCCGTATCACGCGCGGCATTGAACTCCTGCGACACGGCCGTGAACGGCACACACGATGGCTACTTGACATACAACGACGAGTGCAAGTATGACCCAACGAAGGACGCCAGCGTGCTGTGCCCGTCCGATGGAGGCACGAATGCCACTGCCTCATGCGTGACCAAGGTGGAAGCGCAAGTGTTCAACAAGATCTGGTACGGCCCGACGGTCGACGGATCCGTGCCCGATCCGGCGGTCGATAACGGTCGCAACACCTTCCGCGCTCCAAACCATCTATGGTGGGGCCCGACCCGCGGTACGGTACTGGATGCAACCACGGCAACTCCCGTTTCACCGGTCATTGCCCAGATCACGGCTAGCCAGCTCGCCTTTAACCTGCAGGATCTCTCGTACACGTATCCCGGGTTCAAGAACGCGTCGGGCACCGGCGAGAACCGCTGGATGGAAATGAGCTACGAAGAGTTTGCGAAGGTTTTCCCCGCAGGCAAGTCCCTGAACGACTCGGCGTTCGCCAACATCGACGCGGACAACCCAGATCTGACAGAGTTCAAGCGCAGTGGGTCCAAGATGATCACCATCACCGGTACCCACGACCCTTATAACTCGGTGGAAATGATGACCAAGTACTACGAGGAGTCTGCCGACATTCTCGGCGGCATCCAAAAAGCGCAGGATGTGCATCGCCTCTTCATGCTGCCCGGCCGCAGCCACGGCGGCGGCGTTGGCAGCATCGACGCGAACAGTGCCACCACCCCGCAAATCGGGCCCTTCGTGTCCGACATCGGCAAGGACGAGGTCTACCTCGCACTGGTCGATTGGGTGGAGAGGAACCAGGCACCCGACACCTTTGTCGCAACGTCGCCTGACGGTAGCCGCTCGCGCCCGCTGTGCATGTACCCCGAGCGGGTGAAGTATCTCGGTGGGGATGTGAACGCTGCTGCGAGCTACACCTGCCAGTAG